Proteins from a single region of Hordeum vulgare subsp. vulgare chromosome 6H, MorexV3_pseudomolecules_assembly, whole genome shotgun sequence:
- the LOC123402756 gene encoding cytochrome b-c1 complex subunit 6-like, translated as MADEEVSDPKALLEDRTKPKCVYLWYEYQKCVKRIEGDETGQKHCTGQYFDYWKCIDKHVAEKLFDSLK; from the exons GGCGGATGAGGAGGTATCTGACCCAAAGGCACTCCTAGAGGATCGTACGAAGCCTAAGTGTGTCTACCTGTGGTATGAATATCAG AAATGCGTCAAGAGAATTGAAGGTGATGAGACCGGGCAAAAGCATTGCACTGGCCAGTACTTCGATTACTGGAAATGCATCGACAAGCAT GTTGCTGAGAAACTCTTTGATAGCTTAAAATGA